The stretch of DNA TTCTTAGGATTAGCATGATCTCCTGGGCTCTCCCAACGCTTAGAGTTGGTATTAAAACCTTACCCCTCCTCTCTATAGTCTTCCTCACAATCTCTATAAGCCTCTCCTCAGCCTCCTCCCTAGGAGGTAGATCTGTTGCGCCATATGTGCTCTCCATTATTATAGCATCTACCCTCGGTATCTCTGTATCAGCCCTCTCCAGAAGCCTTGTCCTCTGATACTTTATATCGCCTGTATATAGAATGTTATATGCACTACCTCCAAAGCCGCTTATATAGATATGAACCATCGCAGACCCCAATATATGGCCTGCGTTGTATAGGGTTATCTTGACATCCGAGGCTATATCTGTTGTCTCACCATATTTCAGGGGTATTGTGTGGAGAACCATCTTCTGAACCTCCTTCTGCGTGAAGGGGAGTGGGTTCCCCTCCCTCCTAGCTACATCTAGTATGTCTAGCTGTAGCAGGGCCATGAGATCCCTTGTAGCCTCTGTAGCATATACAGGGCCGTCGTATCCGTATTTGAAGAGGAATGGTACTAGCCCGCAGTGATCCACGTGGGCGTGGGTTACAACAACAGCATCTATCTCCTCTGGTGATATTCCGAGCATATCCAGCCTTGGATACATGTTTGGAGGTGTATTCACACCTGGGTTTAGGCCGAAGTCGAGGAGGATCTTGCTGTTAGCTGTTTCAAGGAGAATCGCTGATCTCCCAACCTCCATGAAGCCTCCTAGAGCTGTTATTCTCACAGCCTCGTTTTTGAATAGGGGCTCGACATGGATCTTCTCGCTAGCCCTTCTAAGGAATTTAAGCCTATAGTCGCTCTCATCCATCATATAGCTCAATATACCCTCGAGCAGCGCAGATCTTATAGGCGGTTTTCTAACAACCCTAGGCCTCCAACCTGTTTCAACCAATATCTTTTTGAGGTTCTCCCCCTCAGCACCTATAACAAGCCCTGGCTTTACAGCCTTTATTATGACCTCTCCGAGGATCTCGTCGAACTCTATATCCTTCTCCTCAACCCCGGCCTCTGGCGGGACTAGCTCGAGGATCTTCGCCCTCGCCTCATGAGGCTTCTTCCTAGCCTGTGGATCTACCTTAACCACAACCCTCTTCTTGAGGATCTTGGCTATGTTTTTCACAGCAGATGACTCGGATCTGAGGAAGCTAGGGTTTCTAACATAGATCACTAGGTAGGGTCCTTCGAACTCTACTCTGCGCATCTCAGCCTCTGGGGGTATGTTCTCTACTATCACCTTCCTTATCTCGTCGAGAACCCTATCCCTCACGGAAAACCATCCTCGTTGTATATGGGCTGGCTATTTAACTGGGAAGTAGAGGCTTTTGATCCCCTGCTTTGTTATCACAACCACATCTATACCCTCTCCCGTGTATGCATCTCTCTTTATAGAGGCTGTTATAGCCTCTCTAGCTAGGTTTACAGCTTGCTCAACAGATAGATCTTCTGAGTATCCTGATTCGAGGACACCTATAGCTATTGGGCTCCCACTCCCAGTTGCAACATATTTCTCCTCAGTCACATCTCCGAAGAGCTCTATCTGGTATAGCCTCGGCCTATCATCTATCCCGCCTAGGAGGAGCTGGACTATGAATGGATAGTACTTAGAGCTGTTAAGCACTAGGGCTAGGAGGCTCGCCATAGCCTTTATACTCATGGGCATCCCAGTTGTTATATAATATAGCCTAGATCTATATCTCAGGAAATCAGCTATAGTCTGTGCATCAGCAACAAGCCCGGCTATGGTTAGCGCAGCCCTATTATCTATAGGCTCGATTTTTCTAACATTCTTATGAGCTATATACATACCAGAAGTAGCCCTCTTATCAGCCCCCATAACAACTGCCTCCTTGGTTACAAGACCCACGGTGGTTGTCCCCTTAACAGCTCCTCTCATATAGGCCTCTAGATATCTTCTATACACAGGGCTCCCCAGCATATCATGCTCAAACAAATCCCTTTCCCAATATCTAATTCGCTAAGGAACAAAATAAACCCCATATATACACCTCAAGGGAAATAGAGATGGGAGCACCTATGTCAATGGCTAGGAGGAAAAGCCTTGTAGAATCGATCATAGCTAATATAGAGGATAACAAGAACGACTGGGTCAAAGCACTGTTCTACTCAGATAAAGAGGTATCGAGAATCATGGAGAGGCTAATAAGCGAGTGGACTAAGAACAACATGAGTGGAGAACCCCTGGACTACGCAACAATAGAAGAGCTAGAGATACTAGCAGAGAAGGCAGAGCAATATAGAGACGCCCCGCAAGAGGCCTTCCTAAGAACAATGCTTAGAAAATCAACAAACACAGAGGAGCAAAACGAAGGCAAATAACACTCCTTCATTTAAAAGGGCATATCCACAGCTATAACACCCCGGGATAGATGTATGAAGATCCCAGCTGCTATAAAGCACTTAACCCCTCACAAATATATAATATATATGGCGGGGGTGCCCGAGCGGGTCAAAGGGGGCGGACTTAAGATCCGCTGGCGTAGGCCTGCGTGGGTTCGAATCCCACCCCCCGCACTATCGCATTACAAGTGGCTATAGGCTGGGATAGATAGGGTTGGTTACCATATATTCTCTAGGTTTTATGTGCTATACATCTATATATTGTAAGCTTTGGTGAGTATTCTTTCATCTCGGTGCATGATCTTACCTCAAGTCTAGATGTTCCTCTATGGATTGTTTCAATAGCATTTCCTGGGCTTTCAGCTAGTATATAGATATATGCCTTTCCACCCCTTTTAAGTAGATCGGCTATAACGTCTGTGAAAGGCTCTATATTTGTTGGGTTATCCGCTATGACTACGTCGAATTCCCCTCTTAGGGGTGGGTTTCTAGAGTCTGATATAACTGGATATACAGATCCTCTGAGCCTGTTCATAGCTATGGATCTCTTCATATGCTCCACAGCATATGGGTTTATATCGTTTGCAACAACCTCGGCCCTTCTAATCTTAGCTATGTTGAGTGCAAAGCCTCCATAGCCTGAGAAGAGATCTAGGACTAGGCTTCCATCAGCAATCTCCTGAGCAATCCTCAGCCTCTCACTAGCAAGCCTTGTGTTAACATACATAGAAGCTATATCAACTGAGAAGAGAATACCGTTCTCCCTATATATAGTTGTGGTTCTCCTCTCACCCCCTATATGGATTATACCCTGGATCCTCAGAGAACCCTCAACAGATCTCCTAGCATATACAGCCCTAACACCCCTATGGATCCTCATAATAGCCTCGGCAACCTCCCTCCCATAGGCAATCAAATCATCATCAAGCCTGATCAAAGCTATATCCCCTATAATATCAAAACTCCTAGGGAGGCGAGGCAAAACATCACTAGGAACAACACCGGCTAGAAGATCCCTATAGCTAACACCTCTCAAACCTCTACCAACCAAACGCTCCCCTAACATATCCAATACATAGTAAAGAAGCCGCCTTAAACATAGAGTGTAAAGATATAAATATACATAGAGTAACAGCTAGACCAGAACCTCTAGAAACGGAGGAGAAACAATGATAGAGAATTCTACTATAGCTGTGATATAGAGGATTGTTTCCTGATCTAGACTCAAGCTAGCATATCATATAATGACCATCTACCAGACAATATTTTTATATTAAATTTTATATTAGATTATATTCTGGGGTTTTAAGTGTGTCATATGTCTGTGATTGACTTCTTTCAGGAGGAGGTTTTTCCTGAGCATTTTAGGGGTAAGAGGGTTCTAGAGGTTGGGAGTAGGTATGTTAATGGGAGTGTCAGGCCTATGATCCAGAGGTTTTTAAATCCTAGTGAGTATATAGGGATTGATATTGAGCCGGGTAAATATGTAGATCTAATACTGCCTGCTGAAAAGATCGTTGAGAGGTTTGGTGAGGAGAGTTTCGATACAATTATATCTACAGAGGTTCTTGAACATGTTCATAATTGGAGGATCGTGATCTCACAGATGAAAAGGGCTTTGAAGCCAGGGGGTTTCCTATATATAACAACAAGATCTAAGGGATTCCCCTTCCACTCATACCCCTATGACTTTTGGAGATACGAGCCGAGGGATATGATCTCTATATTCAGGGACTTCAAAATATATAGACTTAAAAGGGATCCCGAGGCCCCTGGAGTCTTTCTAATAGCTCAGAAGCCTTTTAAATGGATCCCAGCTAATCTCGAAGAGATCGAGCTCTACTCAATGATCCTTGGGAGAAGAACTAGAGATATCCCCACGATAGACGATATACCTCTTACCAGAAAGATCATAGTCAATACTAAGAAGAAGATTGAAGAGACTAGATTATTAGAGGCAGCACTACCTCGGGCAGTCTTATGGGCTTTGAACAGGCTCTCATCATAGCTTTAATTTTAAATCATGGCTCTTCGTAGATTATTAGGGCAGTGATGTAATGAAGTGCATAACGCTCCTTACATTTACCCTTAACTCAGCTAGAGATCTAGAGAGACTTCTTAAAAACCATGTAGATATAGTTGATGAGATCCTAGTCATAGACAACTTTTCTCAAGACGATACGATAGAAGTTGCAAAGAAATACGGTGCTAAGGTATTCCAGGTAAAGCCTCGAGGATGCGTTGAGCCTAATAGGATGTTCGGTGTAAAGAGGGCTTCATGCGACTGGGTTCTGTATCTCGATGTTGATGAGATTCTTTCTCCGAGACTCAGAAGAGATCTTAGATCTATTGTTATCGATGCTAGCAGAAAGGGCTATGCAGCCCTCAGTATTGCAGAGGCTAATCTCGATTCTAGTGGAAGGCTGCTCCTAGGCCCTTTCTGGCCTGACAGGCATATCAGGATATATCAGAGAGATAAGGTTGTGTATAAGGGTATTATACATGAGCATCCCAGAATTATGGGAAGAATAATGGATCTTCCTGCTAATATATATTACATTGTTCATTTAGCGAATCTTAATAGTTATTCTAGGAAAATTAAGATCAAAAAGATCCTTAACTATGCCAGGCTAGAGGCTATAATGAAGAAGAGCCTCGGCTATAGGAATCCGATAGCAAAAACACTATTATACCTCTCACCACTCAGCATACCTCTTATATGGCTCTACATAAATGCTAGAACGATTTTAAAAGGATATCCAATCAACACCCCGGCACTTATCGAGGCATTCTATAACTATGCACTTTATCTAGGTATAGCCCAGTTCTTTATGAATATTTGTGGCAAAAGGAAAAGAGAGATCGCTAAAAAAGTCCAGGAAATAGGGCTTATCCAGCTACTCAGAGTAGAATAGCGGATAGAGAGCCTAGATACTCAAGCTCTTCTGAGTCAGAGCGAAATATAGATCGATAGTCTCAATATATTTTTTAATCAGTTATAATTATGGGGTTGTTGGTTGAGGTTTCACATGCAGCTTGGAAAGCTCACTGCTATATTTAAAAGGAGGGTGCTCAGGGTATCTCCAGAGGGGGCTGAGCCTCAGAAAATTTTTCTCCTATAGTGTTAGAGACCCCAGTTATCTGGGTCTTTCTCTACTAGGTCTTCATGTTGTTGATGCTGTGAGGCTTTCTAGGTTTCTGGGTATAAGCTCTAGACGCGCTCTTGATCTCTATAGAGAGGCCTTGGATCTGGAGCTGCTGAGACATATTAAGGCTAGATATATGCTTGCGGAGAGGCTTTCAAGTGTTGGGGGTGGTTTGGATCTCTATCTAGCACCATATTTATATACAATTGTCAGGGTTTTGAGGTCTAAGGTTGTTGTTGAGACCGGTGTTGGTCCTGGTGTTTCAACATGCTTTATTCTTCTAGCTCTTGAGAGGAACGGTGCTGGAGAGCTCTTCTCGATAGATCTTCCTGAGACTGATCAAGAGATCTATATTTCCATGGGGATGGCCAAAGAGTTCTATAGATACTTGCCAGAGGGTTGGACGCCCAGATGGCTTGTGCTGAATAGGTTGAAAAGGAGGTGGCACCTAGTCCTAGGGGATTCAAAAAGGCTTCTCCCAAAGCTTCTAAGAGATCTCGGATCGATAGACATGTTTCTACATAATAGCCTCCACACATATGAACACATGATCTTCGAATACACCATTGCATGGAAACACCTAACCCCAGAAGGGATCCTAGCCAGCTATGATGTAGATTGGAACAGCGATTTCGAAGACTTCTGCAGAGCTGTCGGTGCTAGGAGAGTTATAATAAAATGGAGACTCAGGCTAGCATCTCTCTAAAACTATGTGATAAGATAAAGTTTGAATCAAAACAACTTAGCCTTTATCTATAAGTCTCTTTATCATGCTCAGCTCCTTCTCCATGATCTCATTCCACGAAGGGAATCTAGGTGGTGACGCCTTCTGACCTATCAACTTGAGAGCCTCCTCGGCAAGGCCTCTAACATCGAACTCCTCGACAAGCGATATCCCTTCAGCACCTTTCTCGAGAAAGTCAATTCTCAGAGCGGGAATATCATAAGCAGCAACAGGGGTCCCAAGAGCTAGAGACTCGAGAACAGAATATGACACAGAGTCCTCGTGACTCGGGTAGAGATGAACTAATGCCCTTGCCTTCAACTTAAATAGCTCCTCCCTAGGAAGGTACCCTGTGAATTCAACCTTATCATGGATCCCAAGCCTTCTAGCCAAAGCTCTAAGCGCTCTTTCAATACTAGTTTCGAGGTGACTAGTCACGATCAGCTTTAGATTGGGCATTTTTCGAGCTATAATTCTAAAAGCATAGAATGCTTCGATCAACCCCTTCTCTGGAGCTACCCTTGCTGAATATAGTACTATGTTGCTCTTGGAAAGAGAACTCCTATTGATCAACTTAATTATTCTTT from Sulfolobales archaeon encodes:
- a CDS encoding beta-CASP ribonuclease aCPSF1; this translates as MRDRVLDEIRKVIVENIPPEAEMRRVEFEGPYLVIYVRNPSFLRSESSAVKNIAKILKKRVVVKVDPQARKKPHEARAKILELVPPEAGVEEKDIEFDEILGEVIIKAVKPGLVIGAEGENLKKILVETGWRPRVVRKPPIRSALLEGILSYMMDESDYRLKFLRRASEKIHVEPLFKNEAVRITALGGFMEVGRSAILLETANSKILLDFGLNPGVNTPPNMYPRLDMLGISPEEIDAVVVTHAHVDHCGLVPFLFKYGYDGPVYATEATRDLMALLQLDILDVARREGNPLPFTQKEVQKMVLHTIPLKYGETTDIASDVKITLYNAGHILGSAMVHIYISGFGGSAYNILYTGDIKYQRTRLLERADTEIPRVDAIIMESTYGATDLPPREEAEERLIEIVRKTIERRGKVLIPTLSVGRAQEIMLILRTAMMEKKLEEIPVYIEGMIDEVTAIHTAYPELLSRETFALFKGGENPFSYHTFKRVEDRRARADIVEAQESSIIMATSGMLTGGPAVEYFKMMAGDPRNTLIFVNYQVKGTLGRRIKDGEREIQLPEEDGRITTVKVNMEVQSVEGFSGHSDRRQLLRFLENLPTPPKKIILNHGEPNAIASLANEIRRSKDGRIRFAEIYTPSVLDTLTFRP
- a CDS encoding glycosyltransferase family 4 protein, which translates into the protein MNVSLNNLSILDPGTTLGEEDQRIIKLINRSSLSKSNIVLYSARVAPEKGLIEAFYAFRIIARKMPNLKLIVTSHLETSIERALRALARRLGIHDKVEFTGYLPREELFKLKARALVHLYPSHEDSVSYSVLESLALGTPVAAYDIPALRIDFLEKGAEGISLVEEFDVRGLAEEALKLIGQKASPPRFPSWNEIMEKELSMIKRLIDKG
- a CDS encoding class I SAM-dependent methyltransferase, whose protein sequence is MESSLLYLKGGCSGYLQRGLSLRKFFSYSVRDPSYLGLSLLGLHVVDAVRLSRFLGISSRRALDLYREALDLELLRHIKARYMLAERLSSVGGGLDLYLAPYLYTIVRVLRSKVVVETGVGPGVSTCFILLALERNGAGELFSIDLPETDQEIYISMGMAKEFYRYLPEGWTPRWLVLNRLKRRWHLVLGDSKRLLPKLLRDLGSIDMFLHNSLHTYEHMIFEYTIAWKHLTPEGILASYDVDWNSDFEDFCRAVGARRVIIKWRLRLASL
- a CDS encoding class I SAM-dependent methyltransferase, coding for MSVIDFFQEEVFPEHFRGKRVLEVGSRYVNGSVRPMIQRFLNPSEYIGIDIEPGKYVDLILPAEKIVERFGEESFDTIISTEVLEHVHNWRIVISQMKRALKPGGFLYITTRSKGFPFHSYPYDFWRYEPRDMISIFRDFKIYRLKRDPEAPGVFLIAQKPFKWIPANLEEIELYSMILGRRTRDIPTIDDIPLTRKIIVNTKKKIEETRLLEAALPRAVLWALNRLSS
- a CDS encoding methyltransferase domain-containing protein, whose product is MVGRGLRGVSYRDLLAGVVPSDVLPRLPRSFDIIGDIALIRLDDDLIAYGREVAEAIMRIHRGVRAVYARRSVEGSLRIQGIIHIGGERRTTTIYRENGILFSVDIASMYVNTRLASERLRIAQEIADGSLVLDLFSGYGGFALNIAKIRRAEVVANDINPYAVEHMKRSIAMNRLRGSVYPVISDSRNPPLRGEFDVVIADNPTNIEPFTDVIADLLKRGGKAYIYILAESPGNAIETIHRGTSRLEVRSCTEMKEYSPKLTIYRCIAHKT
- the psmB gene encoding archaeal proteasome endopeptidase complex subunit beta; the protein is MRGAVKGTTTVGLVTKEAVVMGADKRATSGMYIAHKNVRKIEPIDNRAALTIAGLVADAQTIADFLRYRSRLYYITTGMPMSIKAMASLLALVLNSSKYYPFIVQLLLGGIDDRPRLYQIELFGDVTEEKYVATGSGSPIAIGVLESGYSEDLSVEQAVNLAREAITASIKRDAYTGEGIDVVVITKQGIKSLYFPVK
- a CDS encoding glycosyltransferase family 2 protein, encoding MKCITLLTFTLNSARDLERLLKNHVDIVDEILVIDNFSQDDTIEVAKKYGAKVFQVKPRGCVEPNRMFGVKRASCDWVLYLDVDEILSPRLRRDLRSIVIDASRKGYAALSIAEANLDSSGRLLLGPFWPDRHIRIYQRDKVVYKGIIHEHPRIMGRIMDLPANIYYIVHLANLNSYSRKIKIKKILNYARLEAIMKKSLGYRNPIAKTLLYLSPLSIPLIWLYINARTILKGYPINTPALIEAFYNYALYLGIAQFFMNICGKRKREIAKKVQEIGLIQLLRVE